From the genome of Labrus bergylta chromosome 4, fLabBer1.1, whole genome shotgun sequence, one region includes:
- the ro60 gene encoding 60 kDa SS-A/Ro ribonucleoprotein — protein sequence MEPSESTKISPSSNHTQNSTGGGGCPWEVTDKARLCRFLCYGSEGDAYTAREEGQVSMEGAGALLSLLQDGRGAEVVEEIKRFSQDGHAVRPGPTFFALALCSQHSELKTRQAAFKAVKEVCRDPAHLFSFIQNKKELKEGMKCGIWGRALRKAVSDWYNEQDAMSLAAAVTKCKQREGWTHQDLLRLSHTKPANEAIALISKYVTKGWKEVQAAYSDKENSEEVVKVLLYLEVVEKVKHSCDETEVINLIEEHKLEREQLLTEHLKSKQVWRSLLKEMPLQSVLRILGKMTSNKVLEPGSSEVQAVCDRIQSETELKKAQLHPFSILLTSENYKRGQGFQGKTKWEPDSSILKAMDSAFYKSFMNVEPLGKRFVVAVDVSTSLSSIVPGTSISTAVAAAAITMIFARTEADTDVLAYSEGAVVPCSFSADMTLSQATVELVKIPSGSTDCTLPIAWATENGKAVDVFIILTNNPLWMFTASPVETLKKHRQKSGANSKLVMCGLTSIGHGIADTEDRGLLSVCGFDLGALSVIRNLAQDLI from the exons ATGGAGCCATCGGAAAGTACTAAAATATCTCCATCAAGCAACCACACCCAAAACTCAACAGGTGGTGGTGGCTGTCCATGGGAGGTCACCGACAAGGCCAGACTGTGCCGTTTCCTCTGCTACGGCTCTGAGGGCGATGCATACACAGCCAGAGAGGAGGGGCAGGTCAGCATGGAGGGTGCAGGAGCTctgctctccctgctgcagGACGGCCGGGGTGCTGAGGTGGTTGAGGAGATAAAAAGGTTCAGCCAGGATGGACATGCTGTCAGACCTGGCCCCACCTTTTTCGCCTTGGCTTTGTGCTCCCAGCACTCGGAGCTGAAGACAAGACAGGCGGCCTTCAAAGCTGTGAAGGAAGTTTGTCGGGACCCTGCCCACCTGTTCTCTTTCATCCAGAACAAGAAGGAATTGAAGGAGGGTATGAAGTGTGGGATTTGGGGACGTGCCCTGAGGAAAGCAGTGTCTGATTGGTACAATGAGCAGGACGCCATGAGTCTGGCTGCGGCTGTGACCAAATgtaaacagagagagggatggacGCACCAGGATCTGCTCAGGCTCTCTCACACCAAACCAGCCAATGAAG CTATCGCCTTGATCAGCAAATATGTAACAAAAGGGTGGAAAGAAGTCCAGGCTGCTTACTCGGACAAAGAGAACTCTGAGGAGGTGGTCAAAGTGCTTCTGTATCTGGAAGTAGTGGAGAAGGTCAAGCACAGTTGTGATGAAACAGAGGTCATCAATTTAATAGAGGAACATAAACTGGAGAGGGAACAGTTGCTGACAGAACACCTGAAGTCCAAACAG GTATGGAGGTCTTTGTTGAAGGAAATGCCTCTCCAGTCAGTGCTAAGGATCTTGGGTAAGATGACGTCGAACAAAGTGCTTGAACCTGGAAGTTCAGAAGTGCAAGCTGTGTGCGACAGAATCCAGAGTGAGACGGAACTAAAGAAG GCACAGCTCCATCCTTTCAGCATCCTTTTGACTTCCGAAAACTACAAAAGAGGCCAAGGCTTTCAGGGTAAGACAAAGTGGGAACCAGACAGCAGCATCCTCAAAGCAATGGACTCTGCTTTTTACAAGAGTTTCATG AATGTGGAGCCTCTGGGTAAACGCTTCGTAGTGGCAGTAGACGTGAGCACATCACTGAGCAGCATTGTCCCCGGGACGTCGATCAGTACTGCTGTCGCCGCTGCAGCTATTACTATG ATCTTTGCAAGGACAGAGGCAGACACAGATGTGCTGGCTTACTCTGAAGGAGCTGTGGTTCCATGCTCCTTCTCTGCTGACATGACTCTCTCACAGGCAACAGTCGAGCTGGTTAAG ATCCCGAGCGGGAGCACAGACTGCACCCTTCCCATCGCATGGGCCACAGAGAACGGGAAAGCAGTAGATGTTTTCATCATTCTGACAAACAACCCATTGTGGATGTTTACTGCCAGCCCCGTGGAGACTCTAAAGAAGCATCGACAA AAATCAGGAGCTAATTCCAAGTTGGTGATGTGTGGACTTACTTCAATTGGACATGGTATCGCTGACACAGAAGACAGGGGTTTGCTGAGCGTCTGTGGCTTTGACCTTGGAGCTCTGAGCGTCATTCGTAACCTAGCCCAAGATCTGATCTGA